In Candidatus Eisenbacteria bacterium, a genomic segment contains:
- a CDS encoding 2-isopropylmalate synthase, with protein sequence MGRGHSLHWRRPGHRRGPRIASVSHPSERDLIYDWNVGDGVPGRPPRRVQVVDETLRDGLQSPSVTDPPIADKIRALHLQARIGVHGNDIGLPGAGPRAREATFHLAKEIVSAKLAIEPYCAARTLKADIDPIIEITQKTGLRIEAATFIGSSPIRQYAEDWDLERMLRHTEEAVTYSVRNGVPVMYVTEDTTRARPEILRRLYITAIECGARRVCVSDTVGHATPEGAARVVRFMREVVDGTGEKVGVDWHGHRDRDLAVANALAALSAGADRVHGTILGIGERVGNAPLDLILVNLKLLGWLDSDLTALPEYCDLVSRACRVPLPYNYPALGRDAFRTATGVHAAAVIKARKKGDAWLADRVYSSVPADWLGLKQQIDVGPMCGESNVICWLVEHGEEAEPKLVEHIFKLAKQREAVFEDGELLDLVRAFKKARAGARIG encoded by the coding sequence CTGGGGCGTGGCCACAGCCTGCATTGGCGGAGGCCAGGGCATCGCCGCGGTCCTAGAATCGCTTCCGTGAGCCACCCCAGCGAGCGGGATCTGATCTACGACTGGAACGTGGGGGATGGAGTCCCAGGGCGCCCACCCCGGCGCGTCCAGGTCGTGGACGAGACCCTTCGGGATGGGCTCCAGTCACCCTCCGTCACCGATCCCCCGATCGCGGACAAGATCCGCGCGCTCCACCTCCAGGCCCGCATCGGAGTGCACGGAAACGACATCGGCCTGCCCGGGGCGGGCCCGCGGGCCAGGGAGGCCACGTTCCACCTTGCAAAGGAGATCGTGAGCGCGAAGCTTGCGATCGAGCCCTACTGCGCCGCGCGGACGCTCAAGGCCGATATCGATCCCATCATCGAGATCACCCAGAAGACCGGTCTCAGGATCGAAGCGGCCACCTTCATAGGCTCGAGCCCGATCCGCCAATATGCCGAGGATTGGGACCTCGAGCGCATGCTCCGGCATACCGAGGAGGCGGTCACGTACTCGGTCCGGAACGGCGTTCCCGTCATGTACGTGACGGAGGACACCACCCGCGCCCGCCCGGAAATCCTGCGCAGGCTCTACATCACCGCGATCGAATGCGGCGCCCGTCGCGTCTGCGTCTCCGACACGGTCGGGCACGCGACGCCGGAAGGTGCCGCGCGGGTCGTCCGGTTCATGCGCGAGGTGGTGGACGGCACCGGAGAGAAAGTCGGTGTGGACTGGCACGGCCACCGCGACCGCGACCTGGCGGTCGCGAATGCGCTCGCTGCCCTGAGCGCGGGCGCCGATCGCGTGCACGGTACGATCCTGGGCATCGGGGAGCGGGTCGGGAACGCGCCGCTCGATCTGATTCTCGTGAACTTGAAGCTCTTGGGCTGGCTCGACAGCGACCTGACGGCGCTCCCGGAATATTGCGATCTCGTATCGCGTGCCTGCCGGGTGCCGCTCCCCTACAACTACCCTGCCCTGGGCCGCGATGCGTTCCGAACGGCGACGGGCGTTCACGCCGCCGCGGTGATCAAGGCGAGGAAAAAGGGGGACGCCTGGCTCGCGGACCGGGTCTATTCCAGCGTCCCCGCCGATTGGCTCGGCCTCAAGCAGCAGATCGACGTGGGCCCGATGTGCGGGGAGTCGAACGTGATCTGCTGGCTGGTCGAGCACGGCGAGGAGGCCGAACCCAAGCTGGTCGAGCATATCTTCAAGCTCGCGAAGCAGCGGGAGGCCGTCTTCGAGGACGGCGAGCTCCTGGATCTCGTCCGGGCGTTCAAGAAGGCCCGGGCGGGGGCCCGCATTGGCTAA
- a CDS encoding 3-isopropylmalate dehydrogenase — protein MAKSYRIAILPGDGIGPEVTAEAVETLRLIAEIRGFPLELTPYPFGAEHYLRTKETFPATALEEMRGQDAILVGAIGDPRLPIGLLERAIISGIRFGLDLYVNLRPIKLFAADLCPLKGKGPEHIDMMVVRENTEDVYAGIGGFLKKGTPDEVAVQEMIFTRKGVDRVIRYAFDLARRRAKARKLTLVDKANAVGAMDLWTRAFEEVGREFPDIAREHAYIDAACMWMVKDPESFDTIVVSNMFGDILTDLGAAIQGGMGIAASGNIHPGRVSMFEPIHGSAPKHAGRNVASPIGSILAAQMLLEHIGEKEGGELIEESVAELFATGQLRSAGTDSGVGTREQGEAVRRSVRRRAATPT, from the coding sequence TTGGCTAAGTCCTACCGGATCGCGATCCTACCCGGAGACGGGATCGGCCCCGAGGTAACAGCCGAGGCGGTCGAGACGCTCCGCCTGATCGCCGAAATTCGGGGCTTCCCCCTCGAGCTCACCCCGTATCCCTTCGGCGCGGAGCACTACCTCAGAACCAAGGAAACGTTCCCCGCCACGGCGCTCGAGGAGATGCGCGGCCAGGACGCGATCCTCGTCGGAGCGATCGGCGATCCGAGGCTCCCCATCGGGCTGCTGGAGAGGGCGATCATCTCCGGAATCCGGTTCGGCCTCGACCTCTATGTCAACCTCCGCCCGATCAAGCTCTTCGCCGCGGACCTGTGTCCGCTCAAGGGAAAGGGCCCCGAGCACATCGACATGATGGTGGTCCGCGAGAACACCGAGGACGTCTACGCGGGAATCGGAGGGTTTCTGAAAAAGGGAACGCCCGATGAGGTCGCGGTCCAGGAGATGATCTTCACGCGGAAGGGCGTGGACCGCGTGATCCGGTATGCGTTCGACCTCGCCCGCCGCCGAGCGAAGGCGCGAAAGCTCACGCTGGTCGATAAGGCCAACGCGGTGGGGGCGATGGATCTCTGGACGCGCGCGTTCGAGGAGGTCGGCCGCGAGTTTCCCGACATCGCCCGGGAGCACGCCTACATCGACGCCGCGTGCATGTGGATGGTCAAGGACCCGGAAAGCTTCGACACCATCGTGGTCTCGAACATGTTCGGCGACATCCTGACCGACCTGGGGGCAGCCATCCAGGGGGGCATGGGGATCGCCGCGTCCGGGAACATCCACCCGGGCCGGGTCTCCATGTTCGAGCCGATCCACGGCTCCGCCCCCAAGCACGCGGGAAGGAACGTTGCGTCGCCCATCGGCTCCATCCTCGCGGCGCAAATGCTCTTGGAGCACATCGGGGAGAAAGAGGGGGGGGAGTTGATCGAGGAGTCGGTGGCCGAGCTTTTCGCGACCGGACAGTTGCGCTCGGCGGGCACGGACAGCGGGGTCGGGACACGGGAGCAGGGGGAGGCGGTCCGGCGGTCGGTCCGGCGGCGCGCGGCCACGCCGACGTAA